From the Pseudomonas putida genome, one window contains:
- a CDS encoding alginate O-acetyltransferase AlgF, producing MTTKTSIAKALTLAAGLSLASMQAFAGADAALYGPSAPKGSTFVRLYNAASAPAAASVGNTQIKQVGAQASSDFSFLPGGDYTAQVGGKSVPVKLAADKYYTLVNSTSGSPQLIEEPPFKNKQKALVRVQNLSDQAVTLKTADGKTEVVPSVATKGRGEREINPVKVNLALFEGNKKVSDLKPVALERGEAAVLYVTGSGSNLSPVWVTRPVASN from the coding sequence ATGACTACCAAGACTTCCATTGCCAAAGCCCTCACCCTCGCGGCCGGCCTTTCCCTTGCTTCCATGCAGGCCTTTGCCGGTGCCGACGCCGCGCTGTACGGCCCGAGCGCACCGAAAGGCTCGACCTTCGTGCGCCTGTACAACGCCGCCAGTGCCCCGGCTGCGGCCAGCGTCGGCAACACCCAGATCAAGCAGGTTGGCGCCCAGGCCAGCAGCGACTTCAGCTTCCTGCCGGGCGGTGACTACACCGCCCAGGTCGGCGGCAAGAGCGTCCCGGTGAAGCTGGCCGCGGACAAGTACTACACCCTGGTCAACAGCACCAGCGGCAGCCCGCAGCTGATCGAAGAACCACCGTTCAAGAACAAGCAGAAAGCCCTGGTGCGCGTGCAGAACCTCAGCGACCAGGCAGTGACCCTGAAGACCGCCGACGGCAAGACCGAAGTGGTGCCATCGGTGGCCACCAAGGGCCGTGGCGAACGCGAAATCAATCCGGTCAAGGTCAACCTGGCCCTGTTCGAAGGCAACAAGAAAGTCAGCGACCTGAAACCGGTCGCCCTGGAGCGTGGCGAAGCGGCCGTGCTGTACGTAACGGGTTCCGGCAGCAACTTGTCGCCGGTGTGGGTAACTCGCCCCGTGGCTAGCAACTGA
- the algK gene encoding alginate biosynthesis TPR repeat lipoprotein AlgK, which produces MITHKKSASLGLCALAAAVALAGCAGLPDQRLANEALKRGDTALAERNYKALADLGYSDAQVGLADIKVSTRDPAKIREAEATYRAAAATSPRAQARLGRLLVAKPDSTQAEREEAETLLKLAAQQGEGNTLIPLAMLYLTYPQSFPKVNAQQQIDQWRAAGNPEAGLAQVLLYRTQGTYDQHLGDVEKICKAALNSTDICYVELATVYQKRGQADQQAALLGQLKSAYARGAVPATRVDSVARVLADRSLGQTDEKTAKDLLEQVAPANPASWVSLAQLLYDFPELGDTDQLMAYIDKGREAEQPRAELLLGRLYYEGKTLPADAVKAEQHLQAAADAGEISAHYYLGQLYRRGYLGKVEPQKAVDHLLAAARGGQNSADYALAQLFSEGHGIRPQPGNAWVFAQLSQANPTPQSSEMLQQLDQQLTPDQRSQAQSLLAQEKQARGSMVQGANSTLALEALQDDEKEVDGEDSL; this is translated from the coding sequence ATGATTACCCATAAGAAAAGCGCAAGCCTGGGCCTCTGTGCCCTGGCTGCGGCGGTCGCCCTGGCCGGCTGTGCGGGCCTGCCCGACCAGCGCCTGGCCAACGAAGCCCTCAAGCGCGGCGACACCGCGCTGGCCGAGCGCAACTACAAGGCCCTGGCCGATCTGGGTTACAGCGACGCGCAAGTGGGCCTGGCCGACATCAAGGTGTCCACCCGTGACCCGGCGAAAATCCGCGAAGCCGAAGCCACCTACCGCGCTGCCGCCGCCACCTCGCCCCGTGCCCAGGCACGCCTCGGCCGCTTGCTGGTGGCCAAGCCCGACAGCACTCAGGCCGAGCGTGAAGAAGCCGAAACCCTGCTCAAGCTCGCCGCCCAGCAAGGTGAAGGCAATACCCTGATCCCGCTGGCGATGCTCTACCTGACATACCCGCAAAGCTTCCCCAAGGTCAACGCCCAGCAGCAGATCGACCAGTGGCGCGCCGCCGGCAACCCGGAAGCGGGCCTGGCCCAGGTGCTGCTGTACCGCACCCAGGGCACCTACGACCAGCACCTGGGTGACGTCGAGAAAATCTGCAAGGCCGCCCTTAACTCCACCGACATCTGCTACGTCGAGCTGGCCACCGTGTACCAGAAGCGCGGCCAGGCCGATCAACAGGCCGCCCTGCTCGGCCAGCTGAAATCCGCCTATGCCCGTGGCGCGGTGCCTGCAACCCGGGTCGACAGCGTCGCCCGCGTACTGGCTGACCGCAGCCTCGGCCAGACCGACGAGAAAACCGCCAAAGACCTGCTCGAGCAGGTCGCCCCGGCCAACCCGGCGTCCTGGGTCAGCCTGGCGCAGCTGCTGTACGACTTCCCCGAGCTGGGCGACACCGACCAGTTGATGGCCTACATCGACAAGGGCCGCGAAGCCGAACAGCCACGCGCCGAGCTACTGCTGGGCCGCCTGTACTACGAAGGCAAGACCTTGCCCGCCGATGCGGTCAAGGCCGAGCAACACCTGCAGGCCGCCGCCGATGCCGGCGAAATCAGCGCCCATTACTACCTCGGCCAGCTGTACCGCCGCGGCTACCTGGGCAAGGTCGAGCCGCAAAAAGCCGTCGACCACCTGCTCGCTGCGGCCCGTGGTGGCCAGAACAGCGCCGACTACGCCCTCGCCCAGCTGTTCAGCGAAGGCCATGGCATTCGACCGCAACCGGGCAACGCCTGGGTGTTCGCCCAACTGTCCCAGGCCAACCCGACGCCACAGTCCAGCGAAATGCTGCAACAGCTCGACCAGCAACTTACGCCTGACCAACGCAGCCAGGCGCAGAGCCTGCTGGCGCAGGAAAAGCAGGCCCGCGGCAGCATGGTTCAGGGCGCCAACAGCACCCTGGCCCTGGAAGCCCTGCAAGACGATGAAAAAGAAGTAGACGGTGAGGACTCGCTATGA
- a CDS encoding alginate export family protein, with protein sequence MTLNPFVKAGIGLSFALLWSCPTLADMTAQKNFGLDVKITGQSEDDRDLGTRSGGDVNGLGLDLRPWVYGERGNWSAYAMGQAVAATDTIETDTLRQNDDGTTTDTGDDSRKPDKSYLAMREFWVGYSGLTAYPGEQLRLGRQRLRSDDGMWRDTNIEALNWTFDTTLLKADLGVAQRFSEYRTDLTELAPEDKDRTHIYGNVATQWTPGHWVGVRAHHTHDSGSLKNPGETVDALDKTRTGDLTWLGLEANSDAYNWRNDHTVNYWGSVTWLTGDRDKLSTQLVGDDQVATGKQSGDVNAWATDLGIRLRLDPQWQVGAAYARGSGGGGDDGSNNFEQTGLESNRSNFTGTRSRVHRFGEAFRGELGNLQAATLFASWQLRDDYDASLIYHKFWRVDGNQNIGSSGINAVVDDNGVNRQLVDGEKDLGQEMDVVVTKYFKQGLLPASMSQAIDEPSALVRLRAGVFKPGDAYGKEADSYMHRAFVDVIWRF encoded by the coding sequence ATGACGCTCAATCCCTTCGTGAAAGCCGGTATCGGCCTGAGCTTCGCACTGCTGTGGTCCTGCCCGACCCTGGCGGACATGACCGCCCAGAAGAACTTCGGCCTGGATGTGAAGATTACCGGCCAATCGGAAGACGACCGTGACCTCGGCACCCGCTCCGGCGGCGACGTCAACGGCCTGGGCCTCGACCTGCGCCCGTGGGTCTACGGCGAACGCGGCAACTGGAGCGCCTACGCCATGGGCCAGGCGGTTGCGGCCACCGACACCATCGAAACCGATACCCTGCGCCAGAACGACGACGGCACCACCACCGACACTGGCGACGACAGCCGCAAGCCGGACAAGAGCTACCTGGCCATGCGCGAGTTCTGGGTTGGCTACAGCGGCCTCACCGCCTACCCGGGCGAGCAACTGCGCCTCGGCCGCCAGCGCCTGCGCAGCGACGACGGCATGTGGCGCGACACCAACATCGAAGCGCTGAACTGGACCTTCGACACCACCCTGCTCAAGGCCGACCTGGGCGTGGCCCAGCGCTTCAGCGAGTACCGCACCGACCTCACCGAGCTGGCCCCTGAAGACAAGGACCGCACCCACATCTACGGCAACGTGGCCACGCAGTGGACCCCTGGCCACTGGGTGGGTGTACGCGCCCATCACACCCATGACAGCGGTAGCCTGAAGAACCCGGGCGAGACCGTCGATGCGCTGGACAAGACCCGCACCGGCGACCTCACCTGGCTGGGCCTGGAAGCCAACAGCGACGCCTACAACTGGCGCAACGACCACACCGTCAACTACTGGGGCAGCGTCACCTGGCTGACCGGTGACCGCGACAAGCTCAGCACCCAGCTGGTCGGTGACGATCAGGTCGCCACCGGCAAGCAGAGCGGCGACGTCAATGCCTGGGCCACTGACCTCGGCATCCGCCTGCGCCTGGACCCGCAATGGCAGGTCGGTGCGGCCTATGCCCGCGGCAGCGGCGGCGGTGGCGACGACGGTTCGAACAACTTCGAGCAGACCGGCCTTGAGAGCAACCGCTCCAACTTCACCGGCACCCGATCGCGCGTACACCGCTTCGGCGAAGCCTTCCGCGGCGAGCTGGGCAACCTGCAGGCGGCCACCCTGTTCGCCTCCTGGCAACTGCGCGACGACTATGACGCCAGCCTCATCTACCACAAGTTCTGGCGTGTCGACGGCAACCAGAATATCGGTTCCAGCGGCATCAATGCGGTGGTCGATGACAACGGCGTGAACCGCCAGCTGGTCGACGGCGAAAAAGACCTCGGCCAGGAAATGGACGTGGTCGTCACCAAGTACTTCAAGCAAGGCCTGCTGCCGGCCTCGATGAGCCAGGCGATCGACGAGCCTTCCGCCCTGGTGCGCCTGCGCGCCGGTGTGTTCAAGCCGGGCGATGCCTACGGCAAGGAAGCGGACTCGTACATGCACCGCGCCTTCGTCGACGTGATCTGGCGCTTCTGA
- a CDS encoding MBOAT family O-acyltransferase, protein MVFSSNVFLFLFLPVFLGLYYLSGQRYRNLLLLVASYIFYAWWRVDFLALFAGVTLWNYWIGLKVGAAGVRTKPAQRWLLLGVGVDLAILGYFKYANFGVDSLNAIITSFGLEPFILTHVLLPIGISFYIFESISYIIDVYRGDTPATRNLIDFAAFVAIFPHLIAGPVLRFKDLVDQFNNRTHTLDKFSEGCTRFMQGFIKKVFIADTLAVVADHCFALQNPTTGDAWLGALAYTAQLYFDFSGYSDMAIGLGLMMGFRFMENFKQPYISQSITEFWRRWHISLSTWLRDYLYITLGGNRKGTFNTYRNLFLTMLLGGLWHGANFTYIIWGAWHGMWLAIERALGIDTNPQRFNPVKWAFTFLLVVVGWVIFRAENLHVAARMYGAMFSFGEWQLSELNRAQLTGLQVATLVIAYLTLAFFGLRDFFRNAKPTPKATPVQVNADGSIGLDWTRLMTRALILLLFVASILKLSAQSYSPFLYFQF, encoded by the coding sequence ATGGTCTTCTCGTCCAACGTGTTCCTGTTCCTGTTCTTGCCGGTCTTCCTCGGCCTGTACTACTTGAGCGGGCAACGCTATCGCAACCTGCTGCTGCTGGTCGCCAGCTACATCTTCTACGCCTGGTGGCGGGTCGACTTCCTCGCCCTGTTCGCTGGCGTGACCCTGTGGAACTACTGGATCGGCCTGAAAGTCGGCGCCGCCGGCGTGCGCACCAAACCGGCCCAGCGCTGGCTGCTGCTCGGCGTGGGCGTGGACCTGGCGATCCTCGGCTACTTCAAGTACGCCAACTTCGGCGTCGACAGCCTCAACGCGATCATCACCTCGTTCGGCCTGGAGCCGTTCATCCTCACTCACGTACTGCTGCCGATCGGTATCTCGTTCTACATCTTCGAGTCGATCAGCTACATCATCGACGTGTACCGCGGCGACACCCCGGCCACCCGCAACCTCATCGACTTCGCGGCGTTCGTGGCGATCTTCCCGCACCTGATCGCCGGCCCCGTGCTGCGCTTCAAGGACCTGGTCGACCAGTTCAACAACCGCACCCACACCCTGGACAAGTTCTCCGAAGGCTGCACCCGCTTCATGCAGGGCTTCATCAAGAAAGTGTTCATCGCCGACACCCTGGCGGTGGTCGCCGACCATTGCTTCGCCCTGCAGAACCCGACCACCGGCGACGCCTGGCTCGGTGCCCTGGCCTACACCGCGCAGCTGTACTTCGACTTCAGCGGCTACAGCGACATGGCCATCGGCCTGGGCTTGATGATGGGCTTCCGCTTCATGGAGAACTTCAAGCAGCCGTACATCAGCCAGTCGATCACCGAGTTCTGGCGGCGCTGGCACATCAGCCTGTCGACCTGGCTGCGTGACTACCTGTACATCACCCTGGGCGGCAACCGCAAAGGCACCTTCAACACCTACCGCAACCTGTTCCTGACCATGCTGCTGGGCGGCCTGTGGCACGGTGCCAACTTCACCTACATCATCTGGGGCGCCTGGCACGGCATGTGGCTGGCGATCGAGCGGGCGCTGGGCATCGACACCAACCCGCAGCGCTTCAACCCGGTCAAGTGGGCCTTCACCTTCCTGCTGGTAGTGGTCGGCTGGGTGATCTTCCGAGCCGAAAACCTGCACGTCGCCGCCCGCATGTACGGCGCCATGTTCAGCTTCGGCGAGTGGCAGCTGTCGGAACTCAACCGCGCCCAGCTCACCGGCCTGCAGGTGGCGACCCTGGTGATCGCCTACCTCACCCTGGCGTTCTTCGGCCTTCGCGATTTCTTCCGCAATGCCAAGCCGACGCCCAAGGCCACCCCAGTGCAAGTCAACGCCGACGGCTCGATCGGCCTGGACTGGACGCGGCTGATGACCCGCGCCCTGATCCTGCTGCTGTTCGTGGCCTCGATTCTCAAGCTTTCGGCGCAGAGCTACTCGCCGTTCCTGTACTTCCAGTTCTGA
- a CDS encoding alginate O-acetyltransferase — MTRTLRVTYSLSFLGLLVGMGAWSTGGFESFHRTEQMTLLNGKLAKAAETHYDDQFPIKRLGTNLWAALDFKLFNEGRPGVVLGRDQWLFSDEEFKPTAGAEQLMQDNLALIRGVRDTLQKHGSQLVLAIIPAKARVYSEYIGKEQPASLHDDLYNQFHAQARQANVFAPDLMAALEQAKARGQVFLRTDTHWTPMGAEVAAQALAEAVSRQSLLNGDPQTFITEAGNTAPYKGDLTNFLPLDPLFSNLLPTPDNLQQRSTRPVTPEGEGGDALFADAQIPVALVGTSYSANPHWNFLGALQQALHSDVANYAEDGHGPLLPMLKFLQSDAFKNAAPQVVVWEFPERYLPMTNDLSSFDPQWIAQLKNSRKSEENLALSSTRTNH, encoded by the coding sequence ATGACCCGGACATTACGCGTCACCTATTCCCTGTCGTTCCTCGGCCTGCTGGTGGGCATGGGCGCCTGGTCCACCGGTGGCTTCGAGAGCTTCCACCGTACCGAGCAGATGACCCTGCTCAACGGCAAGCTGGCCAAGGCCGCCGAGACCCACTACGACGACCAGTTCCCGATCAAGCGCCTGGGCACCAACCTCTGGGCCGCACTGGACTTCAAGCTGTTCAACGAAGGCCGCCCGGGCGTGGTGCTGGGCCGCGACCAATGGCTGTTCAGCGACGAAGAGTTCAAGCCCACCGCTGGCGCCGAACAGCTGATGCAGGACAACCTGGCACTGATCCGTGGCGTGCGCGACACCTTGCAGAAGCACGGCAGCCAGTTGGTGCTGGCGATCATCCCGGCCAAGGCGCGGGTGTACTCCGAGTACATCGGCAAGGAGCAACCGGCCAGCCTGCATGACGACCTGTACAACCAATTCCATGCCCAGGCGCGCCAGGCCAACGTGTTCGCCCCCGACCTGATGGCAGCACTGGAACAGGCCAAGGCCCGTGGCCAGGTATTCCTGCGCACTGACACCCACTGGACGCCGATGGGCGCCGAAGTGGCGGCACAGGCGCTGGCCGAAGCGGTCAGCCGCCAGAGCCTGCTCAACGGCGACCCGCAGACCTTCATCACCGAAGCCGGCAACACCGCCCCGTACAAGGGTGACCTGACCAACTTCCTGCCCCTGGACCCGCTGTTCAGCAACCTGCTGCCGACCCCGGACAACCTGCAACAGCGCAGCACTCGCCCTGTAACGCCCGAAGGAGAAGGCGGCGACGCCCTGTTCGCCGACGCCCAGATCCCGGTCGCCCTGGTGGGCACCAGCTATAGCGCCAACCCGCACTGGAACTTCCTCGGCGCGCTGCAACAGGCGCTGCACAGCGACGTCGCCAACTACGCCGAAGACGGCCACGGCCCGCTGCTGCCGATGCTCAAGTTCCTGCAAAGCGATGCCTTCAAGAACGCCGCGCCACAAGTTGTGGTGTGGGAATTCCCCGAACGTTATCTGCCCATGACCAACGACCTCAGCAGCTTCGACCCGCAGTGGATCGCGCAACTGAAGAACTCCCGTAAATCCGAAGAAAACCTGGCCTTGTCGTCCACCCGGACGAATCACTGA
- the algG gene encoding mannuronan 5-epimerase AlgG: protein MNLHPHIRHSLLASALLLASGLATAAEPQVIAKELQQAKTYTVASAPIEPLQMDPPKLPDLTGYTAAAVQKKIDRRHKGRVSVRRMFQEDTLKEFVGGDNKAAEWVQRQHGIPQAIFIDDGHVDLVELSKKVPKQYLSEVEPGVYLARLPIVVGQKGILEIDGKVKQLRLSQEGGAFLVNDGKLFVTDTQVTGWREKDNGPATFRSPKEFRPFLLSWGGTETYIVNTKMASFGYAKSKSYGVSISQYTPNMSQRMGRPEPTGWIIGSTFSDMWYGFYCYETSDFVVKDNTYHDNIVYGIDPHDRSHRLIIAGNTVYGTKKKHGIIVSREVNDSWIINNKSYDNKLSGVVIDRNSVNNLVAYNEIYRNHTDGITLYESGDNLIWGNKLINNRRHGIRVRNSVNIRLYENIAMANGLVGVYGHIKDLSDTDRDIALDPFDTKVSLIVVGGELAANGSGPLSIDSPLSVELYKVSMLAPRKASGISLNGILGERQDEILDLLVRQQKAVLIDPVERQTEMID from the coding sequence ATGAACCTTCACCCGCACATCCGTCACAGCCTCCTGGCCAGCGCTTTGCTGCTGGCCAGCGGCTTGGCCACCGCCGCAGAACCCCAGGTGATCGCCAAAGAGCTGCAGCAGGCCAAGACCTACACCGTGGCCAGCGCACCGATCGAGCCGCTGCAGATGGACCCGCCGAAGCTGCCCGACCTGACCGGCTACACCGCCGCAGCGGTGCAGAAGAAGATCGACCGCCGCCACAAGGGCAGGGTCAGCGTGCGCCGCATGTTCCAGGAGGACACCCTCAAGGAGTTCGTCGGCGGCGACAACAAGGCCGCCGAGTGGGTGCAGCGCCAGCATGGCATTCCCCAGGCGATCTTCATCGACGACGGCCATGTCGACCTGGTCGAGCTGAGCAAGAAGGTGCCCAAGCAGTACCTCAGCGAAGTCGAGCCGGGCGTGTATCTGGCGCGCCTGCCGATCGTGGTCGGGCAGAAGGGCATTCTCGAGATCGATGGCAAGGTCAAGCAGCTGCGCCTGTCCCAGGAAGGCGGCGCGTTCCTGGTCAACGACGGCAAGCTGTTCGTCACCGACACTCAGGTGACCGGCTGGCGCGAGAAGGACAACGGCCCGGCGACCTTCCGCTCGCCCAAGGAATTCCGCCCGTTCCTGCTGTCGTGGGGCGGTACCGAGACCTACATCGTCAACACGAAGATGGCCAGCTTCGGCTATGCCAAGTCCAAGTCGTACGGCGTGAGCATTTCGCAGTACACACCGAACATGTCCCAGCGCATGGGCCGCCCGGAACCGACCGGCTGGATCATCGGCTCGACCTTCAGCGACATGTGGTACGGCTTCTACTGCTACGAGACCTCCGACTTCGTGGTCAAGGACAACACCTACCACGACAACATCGTCTACGGAATCGACCCGCACGACCGTTCGCACCGCCTGATCATCGCCGGCAACACCGTGTACGGGACCAAGAAGAAGCACGGCATCATCGTGTCGCGTGAGGTCAACGACAGCTGGATCATCAACAACAAGAGCTACGACAACAAGCTCTCGGGCGTGGTGATCGACCGTAACAGCGTCAACAACCTGGTGGCCTACAACGAGATCTACCGCAACCACACCGACGGCATCACCCTGTACGAGAGCGGCGACAACCTGATCTGGGGCAACAAGCTGATCAACAACCGTCGCCACGGCATCCGCGTGCGCAACAGCGTGAACATCCGCCTGTACGAGAACATCGCCATGGCCAACGGCCTGGTCGGTGTGTACGGGCACATCAAGGACCTGTCCGACACCGACCGCGATATCGCCCTCGACCCGTTCGATACCAAGGTGTCGCTGATCGTGGTCGGCGGCGAGCTGGCAGCCAACGGTTCCGGCCCGCTGTCGATCGACTCGCCGCTGTCGGTCGAGCTGTACAAGGTGTCCATGCTCGCCCCGCGCAAAGCCAGCGGCATCAGCCTCAACGGCATCCTCGGCGAGCGCCAGGACGAAATTCTCGACCTGCTGGTGCGCCAGCAGAAGGCCGTGCTGATCGACCCGGTCGAACGCCAGACCGAAATGATCGATTAA
- a CDS encoding alginate O-acetyltransferase, producing MTPHLMKLLGLSAALLAISQGVRADEVKAPTFTAEPCCQLCPEAHDASRYTTRYQQNFTTLVQAQGDWLFRTREDLRTEFNTTPAGYKRLQQVHDAFKKRGVELVVVYQPTRGLVNRNMLKPEEKAAFDYQKALGNYQAMLKRFASMGYNVPDLSPLTNEQLAAADQGKDFYFRGDQHWTPYGAERAAKIVADTVHKMPAFEGIPRKEFETHKSGRMGKTGTLHNVAGQLCGTSYAVQYMDQFATEPKGSTGGGDDLFGDGGNAQITLVGTSHSGKNYNFSGFLEQYIGADVLNVAFPGGGLEGSMIQYLGSEEFQKNPPKILIWEFSPLYRLDQETIWRQILGLLDDGCDDRPALMSASTTLKPGKNELMVNGKGGVIKDLINRNMQMDVKFEDPSVKVLQATLWYLNGRHEDIKLEKPETSDTDGRFVFQMREDEDWASQSLLAFEIQGPEKGTQKVEAKLCKRNNFAVPAQTAQAGQ from the coding sequence ATGACTCCACACCTGATGAAACTGCTGGGCCTGTCCGCCGCCCTCCTGGCCATCAGCCAGGGCGTGCGCGCCGATGAGGTGAAGGCCCCGACCTTCACCGCCGAGCCTTGCTGCCAGCTGTGCCCCGAGGCGCACGACGCCAGCCGTTACACCACCCGCTACCAGCAGAACTTCACCACGCTGGTGCAGGCCCAGGGCGATTGGCTGTTCCGCACCCGCGAAGACCTGCGCACCGAGTTCAACACTACCCCAGCCGGCTACAAGCGCCTGCAGCAGGTGCACGACGCGTTCAAGAAGCGCGGTGTGGAACTGGTCGTGGTCTACCAGCCGACCCGTGGCCTGGTGAACCGCAACATGCTCAAGCCCGAAGAGAAAGCCGCCTTCGACTACCAGAAGGCGCTGGGCAACTACCAGGCCATGCTCAAGCGCTTCGCCAGCATGGGCTACAACGTGCCGGACCTGTCGCCGCTGACCAACGAGCAGCTGGCCGCCGCCGACCAGGGCAAGGATTTCTACTTCCGCGGTGACCAGCACTGGACGCCGTACGGCGCCGAGCGAGCAGCGAAAATCGTGGCCGACACCGTGCACAAGATGCCGGCCTTCGAAGGCATCCCGCGCAAGGAATTCGAAACCCACAAGTCCGGGCGCATGGGCAAGACCGGCACCCTGCACAACGTCGCCGGCCAGCTCTGCGGCACCAGCTACGCGGTGCAGTACATGGACCAGTTCGCCACCGAGCCAAAAGGCTCGACCGGTGGCGGCGACGACCTGTTCGGTGACGGCGGCAACGCCCAGATCACCCTGGTCGGCACCAGCCACAGTGGCAAGAACTACAACTTCAGCGGCTTCCTCGAGCAGTACATCGGCGCCGATGTGCTCAACGTTGCCTTCCCCGGTGGCGGCCTGGAAGGCTCGATGATCCAGTACCTGGGCAGCGAGGAATTCCAGAAGAACCCACCGAAAATCCTCATCTGGGAATTCTCGCCGCTGTACCGCCTGGACCAGGAAACCATCTGGCGGCAGATCCTCGGCCTGCTCGACGACGGCTGCGACGATCGCCCGGCGCTGATGAGCGCCAGCACCACGCTCAAACCCGGCAAGAACGAGCTGATGGTCAATGGCAAGGGCGGTGTGATCAAGGACCTGATCAACCGCAACATGCAGATGGACGTCAAGTTCGAGGACCCGTCAGTCAAGGTTCTGCAGGCAACCCTGTGGTACCTCAATGGCCGCCACGAAGACATCAAGCTGGAAAAACCGGAAACCTCCGACACCGACGGCCGCTTCGTCTTCCAGATGCGTGAAGACGAGGACTGGGCCAGCCAGAGCCTGCTGGCTTTTGAAATCCAGGGCCCGGAAAAAGGCACTCAGAAAGTCGAAGCCAAGCTCTGCAAACGCAACAACTTCGCCGTGCCCGCGCAGACCGCGCAGGCCGGCCAGTGA
- a CDS encoding mannuronate-specific alginate lyase, with amino-acid sequence MTMLKRIFSPALLTLAMFGGAAHAALVPPQGYYEGIEKLKTSDGNFRCEPAPKPYTGALQFRSKYEGSDKARATLNVASEKAFRKSTEDITTLEKGVSKMVGQYMRDGRPAQLDCTLAWLGSWARAGALLSTDYNHTGKSMRKWALGSMSGSWLRLKFSNSQPLAAHQAEAELIEKWFARLAEQTVRDWSDLPLAKINNHSYWAAWSVMATAVATDRRDLFDWAVKEYKIGANQVDDQGFLPNEIKRKQRALAYHNYALPPLAMIASFAQVNGVDLRAENNFALQRLGEGVLAGARDPSHFKERAGEKQDLTDLKVDSKYSWLEPWCALYHCVGDTLQRKQHMQPFNSFRLGGDMTRVYDPSAESKK; translated from the coding sequence ATGACCATGCTCAAGCGAATCTTCAGCCCCGCCCTGCTCACCCTCGCCATGTTCGGCGGCGCCGCGCATGCCGCGCTGGTGCCCCCGCAGGGTTACTACGAGGGCATCGAGAAACTCAAGACCAGCGACGGCAACTTCCGCTGCGAGCCGGCACCCAAGCCGTACACCGGGGCGTTGCAGTTCCGCAGCAAGTATGAAGGCTCGGACAAGGCCCGGGCGACGCTCAACGTCGCCTCGGAAAAAGCCTTCCGCAAGTCCACCGAAGACATCACCACCCTCGAGAAGGGCGTGAGCAAGATGGTCGGCCAGTACATGCGTGACGGCCGCCCGGCGCAGCTCGACTGCACCCTGGCCTGGCTCGGTAGCTGGGCACGTGCGGGTGCGCTGCTGTCCACCGACTACAACCACACCGGCAAGTCCATGCGCAAATGGGCGCTGGGCAGCATGAGCGGCTCGTGGCTGCGCCTGAAGTTCTCCAACTCGCAACCGCTGGCTGCGCACCAGGCCGAGGCAGAGCTGATCGAGAAGTGGTTCGCCCGCCTCGCCGAGCAGACCGTGCGCGACTGGAGCGACCTGCCGCTGGCGAAGATCAACAACCACAGCTACTGGGCGGCCTGGTCGGTGATGGCCACCGCCGTGGCCACCGACCGCCGCGACTTGTTCGACTGGGCCGTGAAGGAATACAAGATCGGCGCCAACCAGGTGGACGATCAGGGCTTTTTGCCCAACGAGATCAAGCGCAAGCAGCGCGCCCTGGCTTATCACAACTACGCCTTGCCGCCGCTGGCGATGATCGCCAGCTTCGCCCAGGTCAATGGCGTGGACCTGCGCGCCGAGAACAACTTCGCTCTGCAACGTCTGGGCGAAGGCGTGCTGGCCGGTGCCCGCGACCCAAGCCACTTCAAGGAGCGCGCGGGTGAGAAGCAGGACCTGACCGACCTCAAGGTCGACAGCAAGTACTCCTGGCTCGAACCCTGGTGTGCGCTCTATCACTGCGTTGGCGACACCCTGCAGCGCAAGCAGCACATGCAGCCGTTCAACAGTTTCAGGCTCGGCGGCGACATGACCCGGGTCTACGACCCGAGCGCGGAATCGAAGAAATAA